One genomic window of Gossypium hirsutum isolate 1008001.06 chromosome D11, Gossypium_hirsutum_v2.1, whole genome shotgun sequence includes the following:
- the LOC107898823 gene encoding uncharacterized protein has protein sequence MSSFTNTNNFDNLLLQTLMGRLQIRPPPNTITNSFLTQSLEDLLLDAANLSDSDSDDADKTQLAKEESKLEKEIIRVILSGKTDPLKPNSGQAVNINDHHICITFHQENGSDYRVWEWHGHIMLFDEENGYSPEYIYGNYFERLQGKTVVNEEKEKEVEKEEEEEEKIGNLGLRELIDGGADSGSGRILHRNINAGSPRI, from the exons ATGAGTTCTTTCACCAACACCAACAATTTCGATAACCTTTTACTGCAAACCCTAATGGGAAGGCTTCAAATCCGCCCCCCACCCAATACCATAACAAATTCTTTCCTCACCCAATCCCTCGAAGACCTTCTCCTCGACGCCGCCAACTTATCGGACTCCGATTCCGACGATGCCGACAAAACCCAACTCGCCAAGGAAGAATCCAAGCTCGAAAAAGAGATCATTCGGGTCATCTTGTCGGGTAAAACCGACCCTTTGAAACCTAACTCCGGTCAAGCTGTTAACATCAATGACCATCATATTTGCATCACTTTTCACCAGGAGAATGGGTCGGATTATAGAGTATGGGAGTGGCATGGTCATATAATGTTGTTTGATGAAGAGAATGGGTATAGTCCCGAATATATTTACGGGAATTACTTTGAGAGATTGCAAGGGAAGACTGTTGTtaatgaagagaaagaaaaggaggtcgaaaaggaggaggaggaagaggaGAAAATTGGGAATTTAGGGTTGAGGGAGTTGATTGATGGAGGTGCCGATTCGGGTTCGGGTCGGATTCTTCATAGGAATATCAATGCTGGGTCTCCAAG GATCTAG